The Candidatus Obscuribacter sp. genome window below encodes:
- a CDS encoding OPT/YSL family transporter, protein MARTYVDINLYTMLKLGWAFGVAITACVLSFVLWNGLRLIFPKLSEMSILENNCMQSTASAAGYSTGATVGLALAHCS, encoded by the coding sequence ATGGCGCGCACTTATGTCGATATCAATCTCTACACCATGCTCAAGCTCGGCTGGGCATTTGGTGTAGCAATCACGGCTTGTGTACTCAGTTTTGTACTGTGGAATGGACTGAGACTGATTTTCCCAAAACTATCCGAGATGTCCATCCTCGAAAACAACTGTATGCAATCAACTGCATCGGCTGCCGGCTACTCTACCGGTGCCACAGTAGGTCTGGCTTTGGCGCATTGCTCATGA